The DNA segment ACTCTCTCTGAAATCGGTCATAATGTCGCTTACTTGTCAGCAAATGAGTTTTGATTACCtggacctacacacacacacacacacacacacacacacacacacacacacacacattctcattaGCTGTgcattttaagtttttttttttttactttacatttactcACAATGGTTTTTGGCGTTACCATTAAAGATTCAGTAAAACTGAAAACAGTAGTAATAGTgtaagtaacacacacacacaaacaaacacacacacacacacacactgagagtcAGTGATAAAGAACTCACCACAGTGTAAAACCAGACCCAGAAAAATGAGTACAGGATGGGGTACTGCTTAACCTAAACATGGGAAAGAGGAAATACACTATGTTACTGTGTTTCAATGAGTGTGCGTCACAGAGCATACATTTTATAGTGTatgacacagtgtgtgtgtgtgtgtgtgtgtgtgtgttacagtgtatatatgtttgttatgGTGTGttacactgtgtatgtgtgttgcagtgtagaTGTTTGTTACagtgtgcatatgtgtgagtgtgtgttaagaaGCGTTATTACTTACAGGGTGAAGGAAGAAGATGATAAGTGTGGGGATGACTGTTATAAAAGTCTCAATGcccagaacataaaaaaaaccaataaaGGAGGGGAAGCCCAcctaaactcacacacacacacacacacacacacagagttgtgCAGTCAGATGTCTGATTCAGACAGGTGGTCATTGTAAGGTGAGAAAAATGGTGTGTTTTCAGAGCCCCTGTCTAGTCTTTACCTTGGTCTGGAAACTGAACACTAGAATggtcacacacaccaccaacatcatTAGCAGATAATAAACCACAAGGTTCGTCTCATAATAACTAAAAGCAAAGAAACAGGAGGGTGAGGTTTAATACACGTTACACTGCTCATTAACACCAGCATCAAATTCAGTTGCTGTATACAGGAGGAAGACAGCAGGAGGAAGACAGCAGGAGGAAGACAGCAGGAGGATGGTATGAGTAAAGAAAGAGTACAGTATGAGATCAGTATGAGTGCTTTACTATGAAAGTACTCATACACcgattgcgtgtgtgtgtgtgtgtgtgtgtgtgtgtgtgtgtgtgtgtgtgtgtgtgtaaccttgACATTGTTCCAGCCGTAAAGGACATGGTGAGAGTCTGTGGGAGAGGGAAGTGAAATTAGCCGTGTACATTTCATCCCCTACACTCGTTTATCAGAGAAGACGAGATTGACACAGTTATAAATATTTTGGCTAAAACATTGTGGATTCTGGGGTATTTTATATACTTACAAATATGAACAGGAGAATCAGGTTCACAGGAAATTGTCTCCTGTGAtagaaatcagaatcagaatcagaaataactTTACTACCAAgcatgcttacacacacacacacacacacacacacacacacacacacaaggaattggcgtcaggagcttccagtgcaggagaagtacAGACAGTGTAAAAGAgtagaaaaacacacaattaaataatttaatatatacagagtaaaaatattgtttaaatgaatgtacagatgttattcacaagtgtacagtgtacaaaTGGATCATTTGAGTTCTAGGTATAAATAAGGGGGGGTCAACCCTGGGCGCCGGTGCTCATAGTGAAAGACCTGGATGTGAGTTTGCCCAGCTTTACTGGTCAGGAATGATGGTTTAAAAGGCCGAACTgaagtctacaaacaatatccttGCGTAGGTCCCAGCTCTGTCAAGATGTCCGATGCTGACTGCATCATCTGCAGTTTGCTCTGTAGGCAAACTGAAGGGAATCCAGCAGAGGTCCAGTGATGTCCCTCAGGTAGGCCAGGACCAGTCTTTCAAATGACTTTATGATCACAGACGTGAAAGCAACAGGTCTGTAATTGTTAAAACCAGTGATTTGAGGTTTTTTTGGTGACCGGAATGATCGTGAAACATTTGAAGCAGCAGAGAACTACACAcagctccagtgatctgttaaaGATCTGAGTGAAGATGGaagccagttggtcagcacagACTTTTAGGCAGGCAGGTGAAACATCATCTGGGCCAGAAGCTTTCCTAGTCGTCTGTCTTCTGACTTGTTTCACATCCTCTACACATACCTTAAGAAACTTCTACTAGTAGAAACACAGTTACACTGAGTGTTTTAGTGCACACATTACTAAACACAGCAGATTACAGAATCTACTCACCACTCTTTTCTACAGAAATCCACGATGAGGTATGTTagtaaaaaaacacagctgtgGAGAGAaacaccaccttcatcatcatcatcaggttctggttttattttgtgtttgtaattaATAGGGATAAATAACCAGAACTCACAGAGACGACCCGTAAAGCACAGGATTCTGGATGATGAAGAGATGCACTGGATGACTGTAGGACATAAACAcatgtgtcatgtgtgtgtgtgtgtgtgtgtgtgtgtgtgtgtgtgtgtgtgtgtgtgtgtttattctgtaaattaatGACACTCACACGAACGTGAACACCGCTACGATTGAGGTTGTCACTAACAGCTGCAACGCCAGAATCAGAAAAACCTGCAACACGACGAAAAACAGCATCTTATAGAATAATGTACACgctgtggacaaaagtattgggacacccgacttttccagacGTATgagtttcttctccaaactgttctcACAAAGTCTGAGGTACACAACTGTATGGgacgtctttttttttcttcacttgaaccaggagaccaaaacctgttccagcatgacaatgttcctgtgcacaaagcagcttcatgaagatctgcttcagatgggttggagtggaagatctcctgctacagagctccaaccctattgaacaccttttggatgaatgtaaacactgactgcaccccaggaaaattccacaaaatctagtggaacatcttcccagaagagtggaggttattattagaacaggaaatggagactaaatggaATGTTCCAAACAATTCACATAGCaatcgtatggtcaggtgtccacatacttttggctctATAGTGTATCTGAATACATTCTAAATCCTTATTAGAACATTTCCTCAGTACAAAATCACACGTCTCACCTTTCTGATGAACGCATGGCgaataattttattttcccaCAATTCACTGGGGTCAAAGTCATCTATGTCTCTAAGGACGTGTAGGTGGGAAGTATAACAGTGGATGTTCCTGGCGGTGGAactcctgctcctgcttcagctcctgctcctgctcctgcttcaGCTCCAGGCATCTCATGTGTGGTGTAGGTGTGAGGGGGGGGAGGAGAACTGCCCCCCTGAGGTTGGGACTCTTCATAAGACGGAGGGAGTTCAGACttaaacatgatgatgatgatgctgtgaAATAGAAAACATACTTTCAGAAccttaatctatctatctatctatctatctatctatctatctatctatctatctatctatctatctatctatctatctatctatctatcagttgCCATGGCTactaaaacagttttaaacagCTAATATGTTACAGCATGTGTCCTCATTCCAAACTCCAGCCTCTTCCTTATACATGTGCACTACTTAACACCCTGAATAGTGCACTTCATATCCAACATCAATGTGTTTCAAATTCAGCCTGTAATTCACTCACTAACTgcttcaattattattattattttcattcacacacaaatgttACATGTTTTCATGAGTTTCTTGTAAAAGTTTTGCAAATTTTACTGAAAATCAAATGTTCAGATTTCATAAATCTATTAAATTGTGTAATATATTAGAAATAATTTTATTCTGTtaagattataaaaaataatataatatataaataattataagtaataaataaataaaaagtcttaATTTTTCATCTGCGTTTGTGATTTTTGCATAAACTCCGCCCCTTTGTGAAGCCCAACCTACTCGCGGTCTAAGCCCCTCCCACTTTCATCCCGCTGCGCGCACGTTGGTCACTAGGCAACATggacgcgcgcgcgcacacagaGTGGAAGTTAGAAGAGTAAAATGTGATGAATGCAGGAAGAAGCTTcttcatttattacagcattTTGATGATTGataaaagcagcagcagcacagagTCGAGAACTGCAGGACTTCCACTACAAGGATCCAGTGAGCAAACTGAAAGCTAATGCTCCCATGTTTTCCGATTGACCAATTTCACTACGAATTCCCCAAATAAAATGCGTTAAAGCTGATAAATATGTGCTTTGAGATGTTTGTTCTCTTCATTAGCAGAATGTTCACATGTTTAAGAGTCATTACAGCTGCATCAAAGAATGTTGGAGATGTTTGAAAGAGTTTTGTTGTGTGGGTAAAATGTGCGCACCTTCTCTTATCTCAAACAGCGCAGACTGAGAGCTGTGTAGTGATGATGCAGTCTAATAGCCTTTTTATCAATCACACAACCTGTGACGTCTttagtgggcggggcttaagtGGAGACATAAACAGATCAACGATGACGTCACTAACTCCTGCTATGAAGTTTtgtatgaaagaaagaaagaaatgaagaaagccAGGAAATCTGTATTGTTCAGTGAGTACATTAATTATTAGAGAGCACCGGCAGTAGTGAGGAGAGAGGtaagaaaagcaaaaagaaattaTTGGAGAGATTTTTGTAATAGAATAGGAGAAGATATTAAAATAAGTGAAATTTGGAATATGATTAGGAAGATGGAGGGATTCTGAGAAGTAGCACTATACCAGTATTAGTGAGTGATGGGAAAATAGCAATAAAAGATAGCGATAAAGCAGAGATGTTAGGAGAGACTTTCGTAAAGGTGTATAGTAGTGATAATCTGTCAGAGAGTATGAGGAGGTATAGGGAACAGACAGGTAGGGAGAAGcctcatatatatatgaaaagaaGAACTCACTCATCAGGAAGTCTTCTAGACACAGAGTTTAATTTATACGAGTTAAAGAGAGCACTTGTGGGGATTAAGCGTACGTCTCCAGGCAAGGACGACATACTGTATGCTATGAGATGATAACACATTTATCAGACGTATCCTTGAGTATGATTCTTAGACGTTTTAACAAAATATGTGAATCAGGGAATCTGCCTGCAGAATGGAAGCACGGGGTATTAGTGCCTACAGCCAAACCAGGGAAAGACCACTCTCAACCAATTAACTATAGACCTATTGCGCTGACGTCTAATCTGCGTAAAGTTATGGAACGAATGGTTATGAATAGATTGACTTACGTAATTGAAAGCAGAAACATCTTTTCGGTAAGTCAGAGAAGATTTAGAAAAGGGAGAAATACGATGGATTCAATATTGTGTTTGGAATCTGAAATTCAAAAGGCTCCAATGAATAAAgaagtgttagggttagggttagggttagggtttcgACGTAGAAAAAGCATATGATATGCTGTGGAAAGAAGGGCTCCTGATGAAAGTTTGAACATTGAAGGAAGGATGTATAACTGGATTAAGAGTTTCTTATTTGGAAGAACGATTCAAGTAAGTGTAGGAACCTCGTTATCTCAGACCCTTCCAATTGAGAATGGAATTCCCCAGGGAAGTGTGAGCAGCCCTATTCTTTTTAATCTAAagattaatgatatttatcatcaGTGTTGGGGGAAACACGTTACAAGCAACGTGCGATACGTAATTTTAtaacttttctggagtaacgagtaaagtagcgcgttactttatacatttacacattaatatctgagttacttaaaaaaaaagtaatgcgagttacttttcagttaaattattttgcataaaaaaataaacactgaattaaaatgaacgtagtcacgtagaatcgcgcactcacacgtgcgagccgcgggaacagaagctggtcagaagcggagatggcaaaccagagcattacatcACTGTGATGGAAGTGTTCTTATTATAGTGAAAtagtggaggaaaaggagaaaggaataatggtgaagtgtagattatgtgttggtgaaaagctcctgttaactgcaaaaaataccacttcaaaaaaaacaaacatctgcatgcaaagcacagcactacagatgtgtgtgtgtgtgtgtgtgtgtgtgtgtataatgttgaatatatgaaaatggagacagaaatatagaaaacttttgccgactttccaccactgcagatctactgactgctcagaataaaagttttccgtgggagacacatgtacgatgccatcgcagcagagaaagagagagagagagagagacagagagagagagagagagagagagagagagagagagagcaaaagagcaaattcacagctcatttgctctttgtgggaagataaactgccacggtcactgataaaagcgtgaactttgtaaaagtgttcagaatgtttgaagctgatgatgaagaatgatgtagatgagaacgaggtcatatttacggaattgcacgatgttttatgagatgacagtGAGAGGTATGTTcaccctccacatcaccggtgtgcagcccacacatgtcttttgccctaatataacttatttcttaatggcaatgatctatattacacctgttacacctgtaaggcgtgaaagagatacaagtaacgcaaaagtaatataacacgttactttccataaaaagtaactaagtaacgtaattagttacttttttggggagaaacttaatattgtaatgcgttactttaAAAGTAACGTTCCCCAACActgaccaccatcatcaagtttgctgacgaaactgttgtggtgggcctgatctccaacaaggatgagacggcctacctacaggaaaTTAAACACCTGGAaaatggtgccaggagaacaaccttctcctgcacacggtcactttaaggacaatcatgTCACTC comes from the Silurus meridionalis isolate SWU-2019-XX chromosome 3, ASM1480568v1, whole genome shotgun sequence genome and includes:
- the LOC124383161 gene encoding protein lifeguard 3-like, with the protein product MSFTAGTMSSYYETNLVVYYLLMMLVVCVTILVFSFQTKVGFPSFIGFFYVLGIETFITVIPTLIIFFLHPVKQYPILYSFFWVWFYTVVQVIKTHLLTSKRHYDRFQREYMFGALYFCTDIVIIFAFLLQIVLLSSK